A single window of Salvia splendens isolate huo1 chromosome 8, SspV2, whole genome shotgun sequence DNA harbors:
- the LOC121745917 gene encoding uncharacterized protein LOC121745917, translated as MNLQLKLSRTKKLLKVWNREVFGNIIQNLKDAEQAVLEAQILYDSDPTPALRAEFSRVSAQLIITTKMEEEFWRQKRVKSRIHTIEFGGQALTEETEIRESAAAFFHQLRTSDVGDLAEPDLSLIHTLPDSVDQEALCSPPQEKEVRDAVFGISGDSVSGPDGFTLLFFQHCWDTVGRDVIGAVADFFSGAFMPQSFTATVIVLIPKKPNPSGFIKGCLLSDNALLAQELIHDLGKELSSRGRSPNLALKLDMAKAYDRVQWSFLLKVLEMMGFSTAWKVNNGKTHFFWRLSTWSLLALLRRLEAFSEK; from the exons ATGAACCTCCAACTCAAGCTCAGCAGGACCAAGAAGCTCCTAAAGGTTTGGAACAGAGAAGTCTTTGGAAACATCATCCAGAACCTAAAGGATGCAGAGCAGGCAGTGCTTGAGGCACAGATTTTATATGATAGTGACCCGACACCAGCACTTAGAGCTGAATTCAGTCGAGTGTCTGCACAGCTCATCATCACAACAAAGATGGAGGAAGAATTTTGGAG ACAGAAGAGAGTCAAGTCGAGGATACACACTATCGAGTTTGGGGGGCAGGCACTGACAGAGGAGACGGAGATCAGGGAATCAGCGGCAGCCTTCTTTCACCAGCTTCGGACATCGGACGTTGGGGACCTTGCAGAGCCTGACTTATCTCTCATCCATACACTTCCAGATTCAGTTGACCAGGAGGCCCTGTGTTCGCCACCGCAGGAAAAGGAGGTTAGGGATGCAGTTTTTGGGATCAGTGGTGACAGTGTGTCCGGGCCGGATGGGttcactttattgttttttcAGCACTGCTGGGACACTGTGGGGAGGGATGTGATTGGAGCTGTGGCAGACTTCTTCAGTGGGGCGTTTATGCCCCAAAGCTTCACGGCAACCGTGATCGTCCTCATTCCGAAGAAGCCTAACCCG AGTGGGTTCATCAAGGGCTGTCTGCTTAGTGACAATGCCCTTCTGGCCCAAGAGTTGATACATGACCTGGGGAAGGAGCTCTCGAGTAGAGGGAGATCGCCCAATCTGGCACTCAAGCTGGATATGGCAAAGGCGTATGATAGAGTCCAGTGGTCGTTTTTGCTCAAGGTCTTAGAAATGATGGGATTCTCAACAGCCTGG AAGGTGAATAATGGGAAGACACATTTTTTTTGGCGACTGAGCACATGGAGTTTGCTAGCATTGTTGAGGAGGTTGGAGGCTTTCAGTGAGAAGTGA